In Phosphitispora fastidiosa, a single genomic region encodes these proteins:
- the qatB gene encoding Qat anti-phage system associated protein QatB has translation MGTSSSNRGQNGNTPLVPSWLGDNDGDQQPGQPQPGQPQPAQPQPAQPQPADPKRFSVPRSNFTRYVNSGGSKGGSLHRATSNYVRHSLGGSQNATTRLGSARNSTARLVSIFSSFVNRGVAETSRDYKLGDIIGKSASDVLLRIMDFVCPDGGSTDEGIARNSYIEALSTLPDWEDKTIESLTPPEFLAFTEIYMANVIEERLVNDIGNKLFALPKDVAQVESLQGQLKDYIKGAVSDALSKLNIDIRSIDTSQTKAIVDSIYRTAYDILSGLEE, from the coding sequence ATGGGAACATCATCAAGTAACCGTGGACAAAACGGCAATACGCCGCTGGTACCTTCCTGGTTGGGTGATAATGATGGCGATCAACAGCCAGGACAACCACAGCCAGGACAACCTCAACCAGCGCAGCCCCAACCGGCACAACCTCAGCCGGCTGACCCCAAACGCTTTTCAGTTCCTCGCAGTAATTTTACGCGATATGTAAATAGCGGTGGCAGTAAAGGCGGAAGTTTACATCGGGCTACGTCTAATTACGTTCGGCACTCACTGGGGGGATCACAAAACGCGACTACCCGGTTGGGTTCGGCACGAAACAGCACTGCCCGCTTGGTTTCCATATTCAGCAGTTTCGTAAATCGCGGCGTAGCGGAAACAAGCAGAGATTATAAGCTTGGGGATATTATTGGGAAAAGTGCGTCTGATGTTTTGCTCCGTATAATGGACTTTGTTTGTCCTGACGGTGGGAGCACTGATGAAGGAATTGCCAGAAACTCTTATATCGAAGCGCTTTCCACATTACCTGATTGGGAGGACAAGACGATTGAATCTCTCACCCCTCCTGAATTTCTTGCTTTTACGGAAATCTATATGGCAAATGTTATTGAGGAAAGGCTTGTAAATGACATCGGGAACAAATTATTCGCTTTGCCCAAGGATGTCGCTCAAGTCGAGAGCCTTCAAGGGCAACTCAAAGACTACATAAAGGGAGCGGTTTCGGATGCGCTTTCCAAGCTGAATATAGATATCCGTTCCATAGATACATCGCAAACAAAAGCCATAGTAGATTCTATCTATCGTACTGCTTATGATATTCTATCTGGACTGGAGGAATAA
- the qatC gene encoding Qat anti-phage system QueC-like protein QatC → MTKYLLAGDYDYKEVQSSKKEDYMKVTIPFKANDNSLRFGIGHALEKLNENSIYPTEDGIDILSLAGLIYLADTRISRSFHSQDSWTREIGIEIPVFHLEKWVPLGELFTRMLNFLTGDRWIISFRKRDEALSGKPKDDAKPPEFDAVTLFSGGMDSLISTINHLENHNKIALISHAGDGYTKNAQNKLLSCFREKYPDIYPLYLDLWMVFEKNMIPGAGIENSTRSRSFLFIAFGIFAMSGMKGVSILQVPENGLIALNVPLDELRTGSHSTRTTHPFYLDSWNQVLKGLGLEFSVQNPYWNRTKGEMADECLNKEFLQQVIPDSISCSSPHKARWSGSAPQHCGYCVPCLIRRAAMNKAFREEKDCTPYLIDSVSEIAVNHAKGKGVQLRSFQIAIKKIKEQPQLAKILIHKSGPLPGDSAYLRELSEVYRRGLLEVDDFIIKNSESERNTQEGV, encoded by the coding sequence ATGACTAAATACCTTCTTGCTGGTGATTATGATTACAAAGAAGTCCAATCTTCGAAAAAAGAAGATTACATGAAGGTTACCATACCATTCAAGGCTAATGATAATTCCCTTCGGTTTGGTATAGGCCATGCTCTGGAAAAACTTAATGAGAATAGTATATATCCAACCGAAGACGGCATTGATATTCTCAGCCTCGCAGGTTTGATCTATCTTGCTGATACTAGAATTTCACGAAGTTTCCATTCGCAGGACAGTTGGACAAGAGAAATCGGCATTGAAATACCGGTTTTTCACCTTGAAAAGTGGGTGCCTCTTGGAGAATTGTTTACGAGGATGCTCAATTTTCTGACGGGTGACCGTTGGATAATATCGTTCAGAAAAAGAGATGAAGCGCTTTCGGGGAAACCTAAAGATGATGCTAAACCGCCGGAATTTGATGCGGTTACTCTTTTTTCTGGTGGGATGGATAGTTTAATCAGCACAATTAATCATCTCGAAAACCATAATAAAATAGCCCTTATAAGCCATGCCGGAGACGGATATACAAAAAACGCCCAAAACAAGCTGTTGAGTTGTTTCCGAGAAAAATACCCTGATATTTATCCGCTATATCTCGATCTGTGGATGGTCTTCGAGAAAAATATGATCCCTGGTGCAGGAATAGAAAACTCAACGAGAAGCCGATCATTTCTATTTATTGCTTTTGGTATCTTTGCCATGAGTGGAATGAAGGGAGTATCAATCTTGCAAGTACCAGAAAACGGGTTGATAGCATTGAATGTTCCGTTGGACGAACTACGCACTGGTTCCCATAGCACACGGACGACACACCCCTTTTACTTGGATTCATGGAATCAGGTGTTGAAAGGCTTAGGACTTGAGTTCTCTGTTCAAAATCCATACTGGAATAGAACAAAAGGAGAAATGGCTGACGAGTGTTTGAACAAAGAATTTCTCCAGCAAGTGATACCAGATTCAATTTCCTGTTCTTCTCCGCATAAAGCTCGTTGGAGTGGTTCTGCTCCTCAACACTGCGGTTATTGTGTTCCTTGCCTAATCCGCAGGGCTGCAATGAATAAGGCTTTCAGGGAAGAAAAGGACTGTACTCCTTATTTAATAGACAGTGTTTCAGAAATAGCTGTCAATCATGCAAAAGGAAAAGGAGTACAACTTCGTTCTTTTCAAATTGCTATTAAAAAAATTAAAGAGCAACCACAACTGGCAAAAATTCTGATACACAAGAGCGGTCCTCTTCCTGGCGATAGCGCTTATCTGAGAGAGTTATCGGAAGTATATCGGAGGGGGCTATTGGAAGTTGATGATTTCATAATAAAAAATTCCGAAAGTGAGAGGAATACACAAGAAGGAGTATAA
- the qatD gene encoding Qat anti-phage system TatD family nuclease QatD, translating into MEIYDMHCHVDLMQSMHEFCKAALEERINLLAMTTTPKAFEIEKERLGNFSNVQVALGLHPQLVFNRFQELALIEKYIHTTKFVGEIGLDFNKQFYHSKERQIDVFSQIIEWCQRSPMKIISIHSVRSDKDVLDILEKYDCTKHNKCILHWYSGTLKQLDRAIDLGCFFSANEYMLNSPNGQSILQRIPVERLLLESDAPFISDIKTVEQLKRSLTYCLNNLSVIKGNEVSNCIFETSRRLLKSYR; encoded by the coding sequence ATGGAAATTTATGATATGCACTGCCATGTAGATTTGATGCAATCCATGCATGAATTCTGCAAAGCGGCTCTGGAAGAGAGGATCAATCTATTGGCGATGACAACAACGCCAAAGGCGTTTGAGATCGAAAAGGAAAGGCTCGGGAATTTCTCTAACGTTCAAGTCGCCTTGGGGCTACATCCGCAACTTGTTTTCAATAGATTCCAAGAACTTGCTCTCATTGAAAAATATATACACACAACAAAATTCGTTGGTGAGATTGGTTTGGATTTTAACAAGCAGTTCTATCATTCCAAGGAACGCCAGATAGATGTGTTCTCACAAATCATTGAGTGGTGTCAAAGATCACCCATGAAAATTATATCAATACATTCTGTTCGATCGGATAAAGATGTACTGGATATTTTAGAAAAATATGATTGTACTAAACATAATAAATGTATCTTGCATTGGTATTCTGGAACATTAAAACAGCTGGATAGAGCTATAGATCTTGGCTGCTTTTTCTCAGCCAATGAGTATATGCTTAATTCTCCAAACGGGCAGTCGATATTACAGAGAATTCCTGTCGAGCGATTATTATTAGAATCTGATGCTCCGTTCATATCAGATATTAAAACGGTTGAGCAACTCAAACGAAGCTTGACTTACTGTCTTAATAACCTAAGTGTAATAAAGGGAAACGAAGTATCGAATTGCATTTTTGAAACAAGCCGTCGATTACTTAAAAGCTATAGATGA
- a CDS encoding ATP-binding protein, with amino-acid sequence MKTICLPPYAPTLIESTRAIGYTLESAIADIVDNSVSASASCAEIFFFPIGDSYIAILDNGCGMNAGELETAMRYGSQNPNDKRAATDLGRFGLGLKTASLSQCRTLTVASKKDGNIEVRRWDIDYVVKTGEWSLIVLETEEEINAVPRIDNLREFESGTLVVWQNLDRLKVGELNFDCSMGRKMDDVRAHLSLVFHRYLSGETGLKKLQIKMNGTAIDYADPFLTRRNTQVMADEELFIEDAKVVVRPYILPHISNLSADEIDKLGGKEGLRKSQGFYVYRNKRLLVWGTWFRMMRQSELSKLARIQVDIPNDLDSLWTLDIKKSTAVPPEIVRNNLESIIERMAERSKQTWVFRGKKETNDSVVHIWQRFKGTQGGFFYGINRDHPLVEMFLDAPPQIRRNVEALLKAIENGIPLNQLYLDLTSEKPLENETEVTANEIESMLKLLIDQMPSVAAKRELLDRLSVSDPFVNYPKIIERYQNGGDL; translated from the coding sequence TTGAAGACTATTTGCTTGCCGCCGTATGCACCGACACTTATTGAGTCTACTCGTGCTATCGGCTATACACTAGAATCGGCAATTGCCGACATTGTAGATAACAGTGTCTCAGCATCGGCTTCGTGTGCTGAAATCTTCTTCTTTCCGATTGGGGATTCATACATAGCAATACTGGACAACGGCTGCGGAATGAATGCTGGTGAGCTTGAAACTGCTATGCGCTATGGCAGCCAGAATCCGAATGACAAACGGGCGGCCACAGACTTAGGGCGTTTTGGGCTGGGTTTAAAAACAGCTTCTTTGTCACAGTGCCGCACATTGACAGTCGCCAGCAAAAAAGACGGCAACATTGAAGTCCGCCGCTGGGATATTGACTATGTAGTCAAGACTGGGGAGTGGTCGCTCATTGTGTTGGAAACCGAAGAAGAAATTAACGCAGTACCCCGCATCGATAACTTGCGTGAATTTGAAAGCGGCACATTGGTTGTGTGGCAGAATCTTGACAGGCTCAAAGTCGGCGAATTGAATTTTGACTGCTCTATGGGCAGAAAGATGGATGATGTCCGTGCCCACCTCTCTCTGGTGTTCCATCGATACCTTAGCGGAGAAACCGGGCTGAAGAAGCTGCAGATTAAAATGAACGGAACTGCTATTGATTACGCCGACCCTTTTCTGACACGCAGGAACACACAGGTAATGGCTGATGAGGAGTTGTTTATTGAGGACGCAAAAGTCGTTGTCCGTCCATACATACTCCCCCACATCTCAAACTTATCCGCCGATGAGATAGATAAACTTGGGGGCAAAGAGGGATTGCGGAAAAGCCAAGGGTTTTATGTATACAGGAATAAACGCCTTTTGGTTTGGGGGACATGGTTTCGCATGATGCGGCAGAGTGAGCTTTCCAAGCTGGCTCGGATTCAGGTCGACATACCAAATGATCTGGACAGCCTTTGGACGCTTGATATTAAAAAATCAACGGCTGTTCCCCCGGAGATCGTCAGAAACAATCTGGAATCCATTATTGAGCGGATGGCAGAGCGCAGCAAGCAGACGTGGGTATTCAGAGGGAAAAAGGAAACGAATGACTCTGTTGTTCACATTTGGCAGCGGTTTAAGGGAACACAAGGCGGCTTTTTCTACGGCATTAACCGTGACCACCCTTTGGTAGAGATGTTCTTGGATGCACCGCCGCAAATAAGGCGGAATGTCGAAGCATTATTAAAGGCTATTGAAAACGGGATTCCGCTTAATCAGCTATACCTCGACTTAACATCAGAAAAGCCGCTTGAGAATGAAACCGAGGTCACGGCGAATGAAATAGAAAGCATGCTGAAATTGCTTATTGACCAGATGCCTTCAGTTGCAGCTAAAAGAGAGTTGCTGGACAGGCTTTCTGTGTCCGATCCATTTGTAAATTATCCTAAAATTATTGAGAGGTACCAAAATGGAGGCGATTTATAA
- a CDS encoding Z1 domain-containing protein: protein MAVTNVEQLEGMISSNINTQFKEVPPSEAEFDRIADTLRQSLASFCPVTDDEFEDLKRRLKANIVVVMDIGVVIKDDKRPHQSWLPSRRSELDFFFWNRYKKYLEEIKHWNPRVTGNLGRVSDEIVDLLGDPKAKDDFQRRGLVLGDVQSGKTANYTAICNKAADTGYRVIIVLAGMMENLRQQTQERLDAEFSGRKSEYFLDPTKKEIRNEPVGVGRYGTNKRIASFTSVIKDFDINILKSNDLSLLSVSDPVVFVVKKNKSILNNLIRWLRNNNTVAGQKIDLPMLLIDDEADNASVNTKKEDEDPTAINEAVRTLLALFRQASYLGITATPYANIFINPETTDDMRGDDLFPRDFIYSLAPPSNYIGSDSIFGVEAPFREALEELHPQEMDAFFPFSHKKGHPVTELPPSMKEAMAYFLLINGIRDVRGDYKAHRSMMIHVSRFTDVQNQIRDLATEWILQMRSDLQNYSRLSEKESSKIPGIAYLKAVWDKHFLGEKAGVPGNPMPWHMFLSEYLFKAAAPIDVRAVNQQSGSTSLDYFNHREDGLRVIAVGGNSLSRGLTLEGLCVSYFYRKSQMYDTLLQMGRWFGYRPGYDDLFKIWISVEAIDWYGYITAAAEELKLEIARMKNANLTPLEFGLKVRQDPASLIVTARNKMRAGTMVKRPVTVSGRLLETPRLKADAASLKANEDVFKEFVRRLDTIGQRTAREDARYFWEGINKDEVEQLLRDFKTHPWHLSFQGQALADFIRDKMGNASWDVVIAEGSVENSYTELYCGTEQLPMKPEKRTIIATREQISISGTKVRVGAGGATKLGLTKEQREEAEAAFRRDHTGKLHVSDSAYLIEGRAPILMLHVIAVDRNGTDKNGKVRTQIVEGCQVPDFLFALGAGFPLTGLPEETASYMVNMVELSSYYDSEEDNDE from the coding sequence ATGGCTGTAACTAATGTTGAGCAATTGGAGGGCATGATTTCCTCAAACATAAATACGCAGTTCAAGGAAGTTCCTCCTAGCGAAGCGGAATTTGACAGGATAGCTGACACACTCAGACAGTCACTTGCCTCGTTTTGCCCAGTGACGGATGACGAGTTTGAGGACTTGAAGCGAAGGCTCAAAGCCAACATAGTCGTCGTCATGGATATTGGTGTGGTGATTAAAGATGACAAACGGCCGCATCAATCTTGGCTCCCGTCACGGCGTTCTGAGCTCGACTTCTTCTTTTGGAACAGATATAAAAAGTATCTTGAAGAGATAAAACACTGGAATCCAAGGGTAACTGGAAATCTTGGGCGTGTTTCTGATGAGATTGTCGACCTTCTGGGGGACCCCAAAGCGAAAGATGATTTCCAGCGGCGCGGCCTTGTACTGGGTGATGTGCAATCAGGAAAAACCGCTAATTACACAGCCATCTGCAACAAGGCGGCAGACACGGGTTATAGAGTTATCATTGTGCTTGCGGGTATGATGGAAAATCTGCGCCAGCAAACGCAGGAACGGTTGGACGCAGAATTTTCTGGCAGGAAGAGCGAATATTTCCTGGACCCAACTAAGAAGGAAATCAGGAATGAACCCGTCGGCGTTGGAAGATACGGAACGAATAAACGCATTGCTTCCTTCACATCTGTAATCAAGGATTTTGATATAAATATACTGAAAAGCAACGACCTGTCGCTGCTCAGTGTGAGCGATCCTGTCGTATTTGTTGTTAAGAAGAATAAGAGTATCCTCAATAACCTCATACGGTGGCTGCGCAATAACAACACAGTCGCAGGGCAAAAAATCGATTTACCTATGCTCCTGATTGACGATGAGGCTGATAACGCTTCCGTCAACACCAAAAAGGAGGACGAAGATCCGACGGCAATCAACGAAGCGGTTCGGACACTTTTGGCGTTGTTTCGGCAAGCGTCATATTTAGGTATAACCGCAACGCCATATGCGAATATTTTCATCAATCCTGAAACCACTGACGACATGCGCGGAGATGATCTGTTCCCGCGGGATTTCATTTACTCCCTGGCACCGCCGTCGAACTATATTGGGTCAGATAGTATCTTTGGCGTGGAAGCACCTTTCAGGGAAGCTCTTGAAGAATTACACCCGCAAGAAATGGATGCCTTTTTCCCGTTCAGCCATAAAAAAGGGCATCCGGTCACCGAGTTGCCTCCGAGCATGAAAGAAGCTATGGCGTATTTCCTGCTTATAAACGGCATTCGTGATGTGCGCGGAGATTACAAGGCTCACCGTTCCATGATGATTCATGTCAGCAGATTTACGGATGTTCAAAACCAAATCCGCGATCTGGCAACTGAGTGGATTTTGCAAATGCGTTCTGATTTACAAAACTACTCGCGTTTGTCTGAAAAAGAAAGCAGTAAAATACCTGGCATTGCCTACTTGAAAGCTGTCTGGGACAAGCATTTTCTAGGTGAAAAAGCTGGTGTGCCGGGTAATCCTATGCCATGGCACATGTTCCTTTCGGAGTATTTGTTTAAGGCTGCAGCACCGATAGATGTACGGGCGGTCAACCAGCAGAGCGGCTCCACAAGCCTTGATTACTTCAATCATCGCGAGGATGGTCTGCGTGTTATCGCAGTGGGCGGCAACAGCCTGTCCAGAGGGTTAACACTTGAAGGGTTATGCGTAAGCTATTTCTACCGAAAATCCCAAATGTACGATACATTACTACAAATGGGGCGATGGTTTGGTTACCGTCCCGGATACGATGACCTGTTCAAGATTTGGATAAGCGTAGAGGCCATCGACTGGTACGGATACATAACGGCAGCGGCGGAAGAGCTTAAGCTCGAAATTGCACGGATGAAGAACGCCAACCTCACACCGCTGGAGTTCGGGCTGAAGGTTCGGCAAGACCCAGCTTCCCTAATCGTCACCGCAAGAAACAAGATGCGGGCAGGTACGATGGTAAAACGCCCTGTTACAGTTTCCGGGCGCTTGCTGGAAACTCCGCGGCTAAAAGCCGACGCTGCATCTCTGAAAGCCAATGAGGATGTATTCAAGGAATTTGTCCGTCGGCTGGATACCATAGGACAGCGGACTGCTCGGGAAGACGCACGCTATTTCTGGGAGGGCATTAATAAAGACGAAGTCGAGCAGCTTCTCCGTGATTTCAAAACTCACCCGTGGCATCTCTCGTTCCAGGGACAAGCACTTGCAGACTTTATCAGAGACAAAATGGGCAATGCCTCATGGGATGTTGTTATTGCCGAAGGTTCCGTAGAAAATTCCTATACAGAGTTGTATTGCGGCACTGAACAGCTGCCGATGAAACCAGAAAAACGCACCATTATTGCGACGCGAGAGCAAATCAGTATCAGCGGAACGAAGGTGCGTGTAGGCGCCGGCGGCGCAACAAAGCTAGGGTTAACGAAAGAGCAGCGGGAGGAAGCTGAAGCTGCATTCAGGCGGGACCACACCGGCAAACTGCACGTTTCCGACAGCGCTTACTTAATTGAAGGTCGTGCGCCCATTTTGATGCTGCACGTTATAGCCGTTGACCGGAACGGCACCGATAAAAACGGCAAGGTGCGGACACAAATTGTAGAGGGCTGCCAAGTGCCGGATTTCCTTTTTGCGCTGGGTGCGGGCTTCCCGTTGACAGGGCTGCCCGAAGAAACAGCAAGTTATATGGTTAATATGGTTGAACTAAGCAGTTACTATGATTCCGAGGAGGATAACGACGAATGA
- a CDS encoding PD-(D/E)XK motif protein, translating to MRTTPEILQRQWNSIDYKDGGFLQIDTQHPLEWHIGYQSISQKTLLLVCTTDIGTIESSKSMSVTRRKRETDNRWTLSFELLRNEQEGVFAILCSDIIEHSRSASNEKESLALVISRYKQWSRLLESQRRGLMDENSRKGLLGELLFLQEQIEERDSALAAIQGWVGADGADQDFIYEDGWHEVKSVGASATAVTISSLEQLDCAGEGELAVMRIDKAALDKAGALSLNDAVRQISIKLTDATDALDLFRLKLSAYGYIDLQEYSEQKYYCSGLQRYGVNDTFPRLIRRNVPTQVESLHYELSLSSLADWLKG from the coding sequence ATGAGAACAACGCCTGAAATCCTCCAAAGGCAATGGAACAGCATCGACTACAAGGACGGCGGGTTCTTGCAGATTGATACCCAGCACCCGCTTGAATGGCACATTGGTTATCAGTCAATTAGCCAGAAAACCCTGTTACTTGTTTGTACCACGGATATTGGAACAATCGAATCCTCAAAATCTATGTCGGTAACCCGCCGCAAGAGGGAGACCGATAACCGCTGGACGCTTTCGTTTGAACTTCTCCGTAACGAACAAGAAGGTGTTTTTGCCATCCTTTGCTCTGATATTATTGAGCACTCACGTTCGGCATCAAATGAAAAAGAATCATTGGCACTGGTCATCAGCCGCTACAAGCAATGGAGCCGGTTACTGGAATCACAAAGAAGAGGATTGATGGACGAAAATAGCCGGAAGGGATTGCTTGGTGAACTCCTGTTTTTACAGGAACAAATTGAAGAAAGAGATTCCGCCTTGGCTGCAATACAGGGCTGGGTAGGCGCGGACGGCGCTGACCAAGATTTCATATATGAAGATGGCTGGCACGAAGTAAAAAGCGTTGGCGCCTCTGCAACGGCCGTAACTATTTCTTCACTTGAGCAGCTTGACTGCGCCGGTGAAGGTGAACTTGCAGTAATGCGTATTGACAAGGCCGCTCTAGATAAGGCGGGTGCATTATCACTTAACGATGCGGTACGGCAGATCAGCATCAAGTTAACTGACGCCACAGATGCGCTGGACTTATTTCGCTTAAAACTGAGTGCATACGGTTATATCGATTTACAGGAATATTCTGAACAGAAATATTACTGCTCCGGTTTGCAACGGTACGGCGTGAATGACACATTCCCAAGGCTCATAAGGCGAAACGTTCCAACACAAGTTGAATCTTTGCATTACGAATTAAGCCTGTCCTCGCTGGCAGACTGGCTGAAAGGGTGA
- a CDS encoding AIPR family protein, producing MDAQEFRKDFIEGVKAEAAATGEGSSASFVSAFAQYLQEAEFLMDFTAAYFEGTGKRNRKLRVDGYVYDEFDKTMSLIIADYDASESERVLARTQARQLQERLSAFVDHALNSTLHREVEMSRPCSDLVDLLREKRREIRKYQLLIFTTAIISATITKLESADIDGVSSECQIWNIDRLFKVCGSDTGRHIIEIDFKEHSEHGIPCVEASGTATKDFKSYLCIIPGALLADIYDKYGSGLLEGNVRSFLSTKVAVNKKIRATILQYPERFFAYNNGISATAMDIQIESAPQGQFLVSVRDFQIINGGQTTASLSNARFRDKADLSTIFVQMKLTVIERTLEEEATELVQNISRSSNSQNKVSDADFFSTHPYHVRMERFSQRLYARAVGGLQHETKWFYERARGQYLQKQMRMTAGEKKKFLLQNPKNQLITKTDLAKVRNTWRGLPHTVSRGAQTNFAEFAKTTSDEWEASDDGLVFNEKYFQESVALVLIFRYSELMVTHQPWYSQGYRANIVTYTIALFHMLIQKQFPGMDLDLMNIWTRQNVPDAVANALTELSELVYDKLTDPQRGVENVTQWCKQEGCWRNVQSIDYRLSPEIEACLIGREERKAAEREAKADQRIVSDAEIMTKIVELSQVQWQNALSFATGRRMITPDEHTALRIACQIPQKMPTPIQCKRLLSVLERLQEEGFKL from the coding sequence ATGGACGCACAGGAATTCCGAAAAGATTTTATAGAAGGAGTTAAAGCCGAGGCGGCAGCCACCGGCGAGGGTTCCAGCGCGTCATTCGTGAGTGCTTTTGCTCAGTATCTGCAGGAAGCAGAATTCCTTATGGACTTCACCGCTGCCTACTTTGAGGGGACAGGAAAGCGCAACCGAAAGCTGCGTGTTGACGGATATGTTTACGATGAGTTTGACAAAACCATGAGCCTGATAATCGCCGACTATGATGCTTCTGAAAGTGAGCGGGTGCTTGCCAGAACTCAGGCCCGACAATTGCAGGAACGGTTAAGTGCTTTTGTAGACCACGCACTGAATTCCACCCTTCACCGTGAAGTTGAGATGAGCAGACCCTGCTCTGACTTAGTGGACTTACTGCGCGAAAAACGCCGGGAAATCCGCAAATATCAGCTTTTGATATTTACGACGGCCATCATCAGCGCCACAATAACCAAACTCGAGTCCGCTGATATTGATGGGGTTTCCTCCGAGTGCCAAATATGGAATATTGACCGCTTATTCAAAGTCTGCGGTTCAGACACGGGACGGCACATCATTGAGATTGACTTCAAAGAGCATTCCGAGCATGGCATCCCTTGCGTGGAGGCAAGCGGTACCGCAACAAAAGACTTTAAGAGTTACCTGTGCATTATCCCCGGTGCCCTGCTGGCGGATATTTATGACAAATACGGGAGCGGTTTGCTGGAAGGCAATGTACGGTCGTTTCTTTCCACTAAAGTAGCAGTAAACAAAAAAATACGCGCTACTATTCTGCAATACCCTGAAAGGTTTTTCGCTTACAACAACGGTATTTCTGCTACCGCAATGGATATTCAAATCGAATCCGCTCCACAGGGGCAGTTTCTTGTCTCTGTAAGGGATTTTCAGATAATTAACGGCGGTCAGACTACTGCGTCTCTGTCAAATGCGAGGTTCCGTGATAAAGCCGACCTTAGCACCATCTTTGTGCAAATGAAGCTTACAGTAATTGAGAGGACACTGGAAGAGGAGGCAACCGAGCTTGTTCAGAACATTTCACGTTCCTCTAACAGCCAAAACAAAGTCAGCGATGCCGATTTCTTCTCAACGCATCCATATCATGTCCGTATGGAGAGATTTTCTCAGCGTCTGTACGCAAGAGCGGTTGGCGGTCTTCAGCACGAAACGAAGTGGTTTTACGAGCGGGCGCGCGGGCAGTATCTGCAGAAACAGATGCGGATGACTGCTGGCGAGAAAAAGAAGTTCCTGCTCCAGAATCCGAAGAATCAGCTTATAACGAAAACCGACCTTGCAAAGGTTCGGAACACTTGGAGGGGTTTGCCCCATACTGTAAGCCGTGGTGCGCAAACTAATTTTGCCGAGTTTGCGAAAACGACAAGTGACGAGTGGGAAGCATCTGATGACGGGCTTGTTTTCAACGAAAAGTATTTTCAAGAAAGCGTTGCTTTAGTCCTGATATTTAGGTATAGTGAACTGATGGTGACACATCAGCCATGGTATTCACAAGGTTATCGTGCCAATATTGTAACCTATACCATTGCTCTTTTTCATATGCTTATACAGAAACAGTTTCCGGGAATGGATTTGGATTTGATGAATATCTGGACACGTCAAAACGTCCCGGATGCTGTTGCCAATGCTCTGACCGAATTGTCTGAACTTGTTTATGATAAGCTGACCGACCCGCAAAGAGGAGTTGAAAACGTTACCCAGTGGTGCAAACAAGAAGGGTGCTGGAGAAACGTTCAAAGTATCGATTACAGATTATCACCTGAAATTGAGGCGTGCCTCATTGGACGAGAAGAGCGAAAAGCCGCTGAAAGGGAAGCTAAAGCTGACCAGCGGATAGTTTCGGATGCAGAAATTATGACTAAGATTGTAGAACTTTCTCAGGTGCAATGGCAAAATGCTCTGAGTTTTGCCACGGGCAGGCGGATGATTACGCCAGATGAACACACTGCCCTGCGAAT